Below is a genomic region from Rhodohalobacter sp. 614A.
GAAGCGCCGCCAAAAGGGCAGGGTTGATCAGGCGGCAGCTGCATTAATTTTACAACAGTTTTTAGAAGCATACCCCGAGATTTAAAAATGTCAGTTTTACCGATAGTTACATATAACGACCCGATTCTTAAGAAAAAGACAAAGCCGGTTTCTGAAAATTCAGAAGAACTTCAGGCATTGATTGACGACATGTTTGAAACCATGTACCATGCAAGCGGAGTTGGACTTGCTGCTCCGCAGATTGGCGAACCCCTTCAACTATTTGTGATGGACGCCGATGCAATTACCGAAGATATTGAGGATGAAGAAGATGTCGGTGCCATCGTATTTATTAACCCGGAAATCATCGAAAAGGATGAGGAAACTGTGAAAATGGAAGAAGGATGT
It encodes:
- the def gene encoding peptide deformylase, giving the protein MSVLPIVTYNDPILKKKTKPVSENSEELQALIDDMFETMYHASGVGLAAPQIGEPLQLFVMDADAITEDIEDEEDVGAIVFINPEIIEKDEETVKMEEGCLSIPEVRDEVSRPKSITVSYKDRDFNEQTLKASGWLARVIQHEYDHLQGVLFLDYLSAFKRRLHKSTLRKIEKGKLETEYPLVPKL